Proteins encoded within one genomic window of Salipaludibacillus agaradhaerens:
- a CDS encoding beta-glucoside-specific PTS transporter subunit IIABC, which yields MEHSQTAKEIIHLVGGEENIQSVIHCMTRLRFNLYDKEKVDRTKLEGVDGVLGINLSGEQFQIIIGNDVPKVYKEIIANTNLKEESSNEKKEGKKNIISALFDVISGVFTPILPAIAGAGMIKGLLALADTFGWLSDTSQTYIILSALGDGAFYFLPLILAVSAARKFGSNPYIGAAIAAALLHPDLTALFAIGEPISFIGLPVTIATYSSTVIPILLAIWIASYVESWIDRVTHASLKLIVVPTLTLLIVVPVTLITVGPLGTILGDYLSVGINFLFENVGVLAMILLSGTFSVIIMTGMHYALMPIMINNITVGGFDYMIPAMFLANMGQAGAAFAVFLRSKNTKFKSLAMSTSVTALMGITEPAMYGVNVRLKKPFIAALIGGAAGGAFYGLTNVAAYILGGNAGLPGIPTFIGPGMNFGYALIGLAISFIVATVVAYLIGFEDVPQESSVTAPAEETGDKKTVSDLSGEGVVSPLTGEINPLSEVNDPTFSEGIMGQGLAIEPTEGIVVSPVSGKIVTLYRSLHAIGIKSDNGAEILIHVGIDTVQLNGKYFTKHIEEGAVVKPGDQLVSFDIEGIRSEGYELTTPIIITNSDSYEMITPIKTDGSIERGSDLMTLVAEGN from the coding sequence ATGGAGCATAGTCAAACGGCCAAAGAGATTATACATCTCGTTGGTGGTGAGGAAAACATTCAAAGCGTTATTCATTGTATGACACGGTTACGTTTTAACCTTTACGATAAAGAGAAGGTTGATCGTACAAAATTAGAAGGTGTAGATGGGGTATTAGGGATAAACCTCAGTGGTGAACAATTTCAAATCATTATTGGTAATGATGTTCCGAAAGTGTACAAGGAGATCATTGCCAATACAAATTTAAAAGAAGAAAGTAGTAACGAGAAGAAGGAAGGCAAGAAAAACATTATAAGTGCTCTTTTTGATGTGATTTCTGGCGTGTTTACACCGATTCTTCCAGCTATCGCTGGGGCAGGGATGATCAAAGGACTTCTCGCCTTAGCAGACACATTTGGTTGGCTTAGTGATACGAGCCAAACGTATATTATTCTCAGTGCATTAGGAGACGGTGCGTTTTACTTCTTACCGCTTATATTGGCTGTTAGTGCCGCACGAAAATTTGGCAGTAACCCGTATATCGGGGCAGCCATTGCCGCAGCTTTGTTGCATCCTGATTTAACAGCATTATTTGCTATTGGAGAACCTATTTCTTTTATCGGGTTACCAGTGACGATTGCAACCTATTCTTCAACGGTCATCCCAATTCTATTAGCGATTTGGATTGCGTCTTATGTGGAATCGTGGATAGACCGTGTCACACATGCATCGCTTAAACTGATTGTTGTTCCCACACTGACATTGCTCATCGTCGTGCCAGTGACTTTAATAACCGTCGGACCATTAGGCACAATATTAGGTGACTACTTATCAGTAGGGATTAATTTCTTATTCGAAAACGTGGGTGTACTAGCGATGATTTTATTGAGTGGTACATTCTCTGTTATCATTATGACAGGCATGCACTATGCACTTATGCCAATAATGATTAACAACATTACAGTCGGTGGATTTGATTACATGATTCCTGCCATGTTTCTTGCCAATATGGGACAAGCAGGTGCAGCTTTTGCAGTATTTCTACGATCGAAGAATACGAAATTTAAATCATTAGCCATGTCTACGAGTGTCACAGCCCTCATGGGGATTACAGAACCTGCCATGTATGGTGTTAACGTGAGGCTGAAAAAACCATTTATTGCTGCTTTAATTGGTGGTGCAGCTGGTGGTGCTTTCTATGGTCTCACAAACGTAGCCGCTTATATTTTAGGTGGTAATGCCGGTTTACCAGGCATTCCAACATTTATTGGGCCAGGTATGAACTTTGGATATGCCCTCATCGGTTTAGCTATTTCCTTTATAGTTGCAACGGTAGTCGCTTACTTAATTGGATTTGAAGATGTTCCACAAGAAAGTAGTGTAACAGCACCAGCTGAAGAAACAGGAGACAAAAAAACAGTCAGTGATCTATCTGGAGAAGGTGTTGTAAGCCCATTGACAGGTGAAATTAATCCCCTTAGTGAAGTCAATGACCCAACTTTTTCAGAAGGTATTATGGGCCAAGGATTAGCGATTGAACCGACTGAGGGTATTGTCGTATCACCGGTGTCAGGTAAAATCGTTACCCTATATCGGTCGTTGCATGCTATCGGTATTAAAAGTGATAATGGGGCGGAGATCCTTATTCATGTAGGAATCGACACGGTCCAACTTAATGGGAAGTACTTTACGAAGCATATTGAAGAAGGAGCTGTTGTAAAACCTGGTGATCAATTAGTGTCGTTTGATATAGAG
- a CDS encoding VOC family protein: protein MPFHEASATFISHVHLKVRDLATSMSFYRDILGLSIFSESVTTVSFTGNKKTPFLTIEQAGEYVPRPPRTTGLYHVALLLPSRADLGSFLKHMLDHDYPLQGASDHLVSEAIYMADPDGNGVEVYRDRPSEEWIWQNGRVTMTTDPLNAEAVLDAGKHLPWAGMPSGTVMGHLHLQVADLKQAEHFYCDGLGFNIVSQFGEQALFISSDDYHHHLGLNTWSSKNASSPPENSVGIKSFDVFYPNEASRTKAVERLRSQERPVNHQGNALVVTDPFNNRIRLLI, encoded by the coding sequence ATGCCCTTTCACGAAGCATCGGCCACATTTATCAGTCATGTTCACTTAAAAGTAAGAGATTTAGCTACTTCTATGTCATTTTACCGAGACATTCTTGGGTTATCTATTTTCAGTGAGTCTGTCACAACTGTTTCCTTTACAGGCAATAAAAAAACGCCATTTTTAACAATTGAACAAGCCGGTGAATACGTACCGCGTCCACCTCGCACAACCGGCCTTTATCACGTTGCTCTTTTACTTCCTTCAAGAGCTGATTTAGGGAGCTTTCTTAAACATATGCTCGACCACGACTACCCTTTGCAAGGGGCATCAGACCATCTCGTAAGTGAAGCTATCTATATGGCTGATCCTGATGGTAATGGCGTTGAAGTCTATCGCGACCGTCCATCTGAAGAATGGATTTGGCAAAACGGTCGTGTCACGATGACAACTGATCCACTTAATGCAGAGGCTGTGCTCGACGCTGGAAAACACCTCCCGTGGGCAGGCATGCCCTCTGGCACTGTAATGGGTCATCTTCATTTACAAGTGGCCGATTTAAAACAAGCGGAGCATTTTTATTGCGACGGCCTCGGATTTAATATCGTCTCACAATTCGGTGAACAAGCGTTGTTTATCTCTAGTGATGATTATCACCACCATTTGGGATTAAATACATGGTCGAGTAAAAACGCGTCATCCCCACCAGAAAACAGTGTTGGCATTAAAAGCTTCGACGTTTTTTATCCTAATGAAGCTAGTCGTACTAAGGCAGTAGAGAGATTAAGAAGTCAGGAAAGGCCCGTTAATCATCAAGGAAATGCGCTCGTCGTCACTGATCCTTTCAACAATAGAATACGACTTCTCATTTGA
- the metC gene encoding cystathionine beta-lyase, which yields MPEARQPLSIQTRLLHHSHKTDASTGAVSIPIQPASTFHQKSVDHFGTFDYARSGNPTRQALEETFAELENGTRAFAFASGMAAISSTFMMLSAGDHLVITEDVYGGTYRFTTEILPRHGIEYTFVDMTNVEEVKKAIRPNTAMIYMETPSNPTMKITPIREIVTLAKNHDCLTVLDNTFMTPVLQRPLDLGVDVVVHSATKFIGGHSDVVAGLAVVKDRDLANQLKFLQNSFGAILGPNDCWLIMRGLKTMHARMTLSSATAHDIAVWLNDHPTVKHVYYPGLENHPGYELNNSQAEGAGAVLSFEFSDRSAVKAVVEAMSIPVFAVSLGAVESILSYPAKMSHEAMPPNERAKRGTTDGLLRLSVGLENKDDLIADFEQAFHKISREKQVPS from the coding sequence ATGCCTGAAGCACGACAACCATTGAGTATTCAAACACGTCTTTTACATCATTCTCATAAAACGGATGCCTCAACTGGAGCCGTGAGTATACCGATACAGCCAGCATCAACCTTTCATCAGAAAAGTGTGGATCACTTCGGAACGTTTGATTACGCACGGTCAGGAAACCCCACAAGGCAAGCATTGGAAGAAACTTTTGCAGAACTTGAAAATGGGACGCGAGCATTTGCATTTGCTTCAGGGATGGCAGCGATTTCGTCCACTTTTATGATGCTCTCTGCTGGTGACCATCTTGTTATTACAGAAGATGTCTATGGAGGGACATATCGGTTCACAACAGAAATACTTCCACGCCACGGTATTGAGTATACGTTTGTGGATATGACCAATGTTGAAGAAGTCAAAAAAGCAATACGTCCAAACACGGCCATGATTTATATGGAAACACCCTCTAATCCCACGATGAAAATCACGCCAATCCGAGAGATTGTCACATTGGCTAAAAATCACGATTGTCTCACCGTACTAGACAATACGTTTATGACGCCAGTATTACAGCGCCCACTAGATTTAGGAGTAGATGTGGTCGTACACAGCGCCACGAAGTTTATCGGTGGCCATAGTGATGTGGTGGCGGGGCTAGCAGTTGTGAAAGATCGTGATTTAGCCAATCAGCTAAAATTTTTACAAAACAGCTTTGGGGCGATTCTCGGACCGAATGATTGTTGGCTCATTATGAGAGGTCTTAAAACAATGCACGCTCGTATGACGTTATCATCTGCTACTGCACATGACATAGCTGTTTGGTTAAACGATCATCCGACTGTTAAACACGTCTATTATCCAGGGCTTGAGAACCACCCTGGTTATGAGTTAAACAACTCTCAAGCAGAAGGGGCAGGGGCAGTGCTGTCATTTGAGTTTTCTGACCGGTCAGCTGTCAAGGCTGTAGTTGAAGCTATGTCGATACCCGTTTTTGCCGTTAGTCTTGGGGCTGTAGAGTCTATTTTATCGTATCCGGCTAAAATGTCGCACGAAGCAATGCCTCCTAACGAACGGGCTAAACGAGGTACTACAGATGGTCTACTTCGTTTATCTGTTGGGCTAGAAAATAAAGATGATTTAATAGCGGATTTTGAGCAGGCTTTCCATAAGATCTCGCGAGAAAAACAAGTACCATCATAA
- the metH gene encoding methionine synthase yields the protein MTKSGFEHALKQRILVLDGAMGTMLQDADLTAEHFGGEEFEGCNEYLNITAPHVISHIYRAYLEAGADIIETNTFGATSLVLADYDLQALAYELNRKAAELAVKEAQRFSTDDKPRFVAGAMGPTTKSLSVTGGTSFAELTSTYREQVEGLLDGGVDILLLETSQDMRNVKAAYVAIEQAFEKRHAQIPLMFSGTIEPMGTTLAGQTIDAFYISLAHMKPTVVGLNCATGPEFMQDHLRTLSEIAPSYVHCYPNAGLPDEEGHYHESPKSLTKKLIDFAEKGWLNIVGGCCGTTPDHIREMAEAVKEYEPRRLPDNTRHSVSGIEPLIYDTDMRPLLVGERTNVIGSRKFKRLIAEEKYEEASEIARAQVKRGAHVIDICLADPDRHELADMENFLHHVINKVKVPLMLDSTDTSVIEKALTYSQGKAIINSINLEDGEEEFKKVAELIHRFGAAVVVGTIDEEGMGVSVERKVAIAERSFDLLVNGYGVSPQDIIFDPLVFPVGTGDEQYIGSAEATVEGIRKIKELFPQCLTILGVSNVSFGLPPLGREVLNAAFMYHCTRAGLDYAIVNTEKLERYGSISEEERQLADDLLFRTNDDTLAAFTDFYRKKKPRKATAVKKLPLKERLADYIIEGSKDGLNDDLAEALKTYRDPLSIINGPLMDGMDEVGKLFNNNELIVAEVLQSAEAMKAAVAYLEPYMEKKADDRGKGKILLATVKGDVHDIGKNLVEIILQNNGFSIVNLGIKVPPNDIIDAVEREKPDAIGLSGLLVKSTQQMVLTANDLRERGISIPILVGGAALTRRFTENKISKQYEGLVLYAKDAMTGLELANKLARPEDKKELITLHKKRQKEIKEQDLHGDVAKKQGVTSGTKVLTRRSETENSPIFIPEDLSLHVLRNFRLSHLLPYINMQTLLGQHLGIQGNIARNCERGDKKTLELKEKVMAFLHKAEKERLLQANGMYRFYPAQADGDSVLIFDRDDHTRVLERFDFPRQSKPPYLCLADFLRDKADGEMDYVGFLTVTAGSGVREIAEKAKHEGNYLYSHLVQAVALEVAEAFAERIHQLMRDKWGFPDSADFTMKERFSARYQGVRVSFGYPACPNLEDQAKLFNLLEPSKIDVQLTEEYMMEPEASVSAMVFAHPKGRYFSV from the coding sequence ATGACAAAATCTGGTTTTGAACACGCATTAAAGCAAAGGATTTTAGTGTTAGATGGGGCAATGGGAACGATGCTTCAAGATGCCGATTTAACGGCAGAGCACTTCGGTGGGGAAGAGTTTGAAGGATGTAATGAGTACTTAAATATTACTGCCCCTCATGTGATTAGTCATATTTATAGGGCTTATTTAGAGGCGGGTGCGGATATAATTGAAACGAATACATTCGGTGCCACAAGTCTTGTATTGGCAGACTATGACCTTCAGGCATTAGCTTATGAGTTGAATAGAAAAGCAGCAGAATTAGCTGTAAAGGAAGCACAGCGGTTTTCCACCGATGATAAACCACGTTTTGTCGCTGGTGCCATGGGTCCTACGACAAAATCTTTATCTGTCACAGGCGGAACGAGCTTTGCTGAGTTAACGAGTACGTATCGGGAACAAGTTGAAGGTTTGTTAGACGGTGGCGTCGATATCTTACTTTTAGAGACAAGTCAAGATATGCGTAATGTGAAGGCGGCTTACGTGGCAATTGAACAAGCATTTGAAAAGCGTCATGCTCAAATTCCCTTAATGTTTTCTGGGACAATTGAGCCGATGGGGACGACGTTGGCAGGTCAAACGATCGATGCTTTTTATATTTCATTGGCTCATATGAAGCCAACCGTCGTGGGACTTAACTGTGCTACAGGCCCGGAATTTATGCAAGACCATCTCAGGACGTTATCTGAAATAGCTCCTTCGTACGTTCATTGTTATCCAAACGCAGGATTGCCTGATGAAGAAGGCCATTACCATGAATCACCAAAGTCATTAACGAAAAAGTTGATAGATTTTGCGGAAAAGGGATGGTTAAATATCGTGGGAGGTTGTTGTGGGACAACACCTGATCATATTCGTGAAATGGCTGAAGCGGTAAAAGAATATGAACCGAGACGCCTTCCGGACAATACCCGGCATAGCGTGTCAGGCATTGAACCACTCATATATGATACTGATATGCGCCCTTTACTCGTTGGAGAAAGGACGAATGTCATTGGCTCAAGAAAGTTCAAACGGCTTATTGCGGAAGAAAAGTATGAAGAAGCGTCTGAAATAGCCAGGGCACAAGTGAAGCGTGGGGCACACGTTATTGATATTTGTTTGGCTGACCCTGATCGTCATGAACTGGCAGATATGGAGAACTTCCTCCATCATGTGATTAATAAAGTAAAAGTCCCCCTCATGTTAGATTCAACGGATACGTCGGTTATTGAGAAGGCACTCACTTATTCACAAGGGAAGGCAATTATTAATTCTATTAACTTAGAAGACGGCGAAGAAGAATTTAAAAAAGTAGCAGAGCTTATTCACCGATTTGGCGCAGCGGTCGTCGTCGGGACGATAGATGAAGAAGGAATGGGTGTGAGTGTGGAGCGGAAAGTAGCGATTGCAGAGCGGTCGTTCGATTTATTGGTCAATGGTTACGGGGTATCCCCGCAAGACATTATTTTTGATCCTCTTGTCTTTCCTGTTGGGACAGGCGATGAACAGTACATTGGTTCAGCTGAGGCTACTGTTGAAGGCATACGAAAAATTAAGGAGCTATTTCCACAATGTCTAACAATACTAGGCGTAAGTAATGTGTCATTCGGCTTGCCGCCTCTAGGCCGTGAAGTGTTAAATGCAGCATTTATGTATCATTGTACGAGAGCTGGGTTAGACTATGCCATCGTCAACACGGAAAAATTAGAAAGGTACGGCTCCATTTCAGAAGAAGAACGCCAGTTAGCTGATGATTTGTTATTCCGTACAAATGACGACACATTAGCAGCCTTTACGGATTTCTATCGGAAGAAAAAACCGCGAAAGGCAACTGCGGTGAAAAAGCTTCCGCTGAAAGAACGGCTGGCTGACTATATTATTGAAGGTTCAAAAGATGGCTTGAATGATGATTTAGCAGAGGCGCTTAAAACGTATCGTGACCCGCTTTCGATTATTAACGGTCCATTAATGGATGGGATGGATGAAGTAGGGAAGTTGTTTAACAATAACGAATTAATCGTGGCCGAGGTGCTTCAAAGTGCTGAAGCGATGAAAGCGGCTGTGGCATATCTCGAGCCCTACATGGAAAAGAAGGCTGATGATCGTGGGAAAGGGAAAATTCTACTTGCAACGGTTAAAGGAGATGTACACGATATAGGGAAAAACTTAGTGGAAATCATTTTACAAAATAATGGTTTCAGCATTGTTAATCTCGGTATTAAAGTTCCGCCGAATGACATTATCGACGCGGTAGAGCGTGAGAAACCTGATGCTATCGGCTTATCAGGACTATTAGTAAAATCAACACAACAGATGGTGTTAACTGCTAATGACTTACGGGAAAGAGGCATCTCCATTCCTATTTTAGTAGGTGGGGCAGCTCTCACAAGGCGATTTACGGAGAATAAAATTTCTAAGCAATACGAAGGACTTGTCCTCTATGCAAAAGATGCCATGACAGGGTTGGAATTAGCGAATAAATTAGCACGGCCTGAGGACAAAAAGGAGCTAATAACCCTCCATAAAAAGCGGCAGAAAGAAATTAAAGAACAAGACTTACATGGTGATGTAGCCAAAAAACAAGGTGTTACTTCAGGGACTAAAGTACTTACTAGACGAAGTGAGACAGAAAATAGTCCGATATTTATACCAGAAGATCTTTCTTTGCATGTCCTGCGGAATTTCCGTTTATCACATTTGTTACCTTATATAAATATGCAGACCCTACTCGGACAACACCTAGGTATTCAAGGGAATATTGCCCGCAATTGTGAGCGGGGAGATAAGAAAACACTTGAATTAAAAGAAAAGGTCATGGCATTTCTACACAAAGCAGAAAAGGAAAGGCTACTGCAAGCGAATGGCATGTATCGTTTTTACCCTGCACAGGCGGACGGAGACAGTGTCTTGATCTTTGACCGCGATGATCATACGCGCGTGTTGGAACGCTTTGATTTTCCAAGACAGTCGAAACCACCTTATCTATGTTTAGCAGATTTTCTGAGGGATAAAGCAGATGGGGAAATGGATTATGTCGGTTTTTTAACAGTAACAGCAGGAAGTGGTGTGAGAGAGATAGCCGAAAAAGCGAAACATGAAGGCAATTATCTGTACAGTCACCTCGTTCAAGCAGTGGCATTAGAAGTGGCAGAAGCCTTTGCTGAGCGAATTCATCAGCTTATGCGTGATAAGTGGGGCTTCCCTGATTCAGCCGATTTTACGATGAAGGAACGGTTCTCCGCCCGTTACCAAGGAGTTCGTGTCTCCTTTGGGTATCCAGCTTGTCCAAATTTAGAAGACCAAGCTAAACTTTTCAACCTTTTAGAACCATCCAAAATTGATGTTCAGCTCACAGAAGAGTATATGATGGAACCAGAAGCTAGTGTGTCTGCCATGGTATTTGCCCATCCTAAAGGAAGATACTTTAGTGTTTAA
- a CDS encoding bifunctional homocysteine S-methyltransferase/methylenetetrahydrofolate reductase, with the protein MALLDDLQQKILVGDGAMGTFLYQQGIHGCFELLNYDRPEKVLKVHQQYIEAGADIIQTNTYAANRLKLRRYQLEHLAEEINLKAVSIAREAAGDHTYVLGTIGGISNVHLTEFETEEVQASFKEQADVLLTAGVDGILLETFYNIDELSLILRYLRQQTKVPIIAQVTLGDIGVLQGGISLKAALDRLGEEGADVVGLNCRMGPHHMLRSLEELPLPLKTYLSVYPNASLPNVRDGRFFYQSNPHYFGKMTEELVAEGARLIGGCCGTTPDHVKAIKATVLSKGLMPVTSKPIKEKRAAAVSVTPPNVAHPLSDVSQNRQSVIVELDPPKSLSKTDEFLKGTKALKEAGADAVTLADNSLASARIDNLSLGVLMKQQTKARPLLHLACRDRNLIGLQSHLLGLHTLGIHDVLAITGDPAKVGDFPGASSVYDMASLDLIKFIKQLNEGISFSGKDLGEKTVFTVAGAFNANARYIDKEVKRLERKIKAGADYFMSQPVYSIAQLETVYEATKHLPVPIYIGIMPLVSSRNAEFLHNEVPGIILSDDVRKRMATCGKSKLEGEKEGLLLAKELIDEAKTYFNHIYLITPFLRYEMTVELTRYIQDMSEEESLIQGQHKTQQVKR; encoded by the coding sequence ATGGCACTATTAGATGATTTGCAGCAAAAGATTTTGGTCGGTGATGGCGCGATGGGAACGTTCCTCTATCAGCAAGGCATTCATGGCTGCTTCGAACTATTAAATTATGATCGTCCTGAAAAAGTGTTAAAAGTCCATCAGCAATATATTGAAGCTGGAGCAGATATTATTCAAACGAATACGTACGCGGCTAACCGATTGAAATTGAGACGTTATCAGCTGGAACACCTTGCAGAGGAAATTAATCTTAAAGCTGTCTCTATAGCTAGAGAGGCTGCTGGTGACCACACATACGTTTTAGGGACGATCGGGGGTATTAGTAATGTTCACTTGACAGAATTTGAAACGGAAGAAGTCCAAGCGAGCTTTAAAGAACAAGCTGATGTGCTGCTTACAGCTGGTGTAGATGGCATATTGCTAGAAACGTTCTATAATATTGATGAATTAAGTCTTATCCTTCGTTATTTACGTCAACAGACAAAGGTGCCTATTATAGCCCAAGTGACACTTGGAGATATTGGTGTTCTACAAGGAGGGATATCGTTAAAGGCTGCCCTCGATAGACTTGGAGAAGAGGGGGCTGATGTGGTGGGATTGAACTGTCGAATGGGTCCCCATCACATGCTCCGTTCGTTGGAAGAGCTGCCTTTACCGCTAAAAACATATTTATCTGTTTACCCAAATGCTAGTTTACCAAATGTACGGGATGGTCGTTTTTTCTATCAATCTAACCCTCATTATTTTGGGAAGATGACGGAAGAATTGGTAGCGGAGGGAGCGAGGCTTATCGGTGGGTGCTGTGGTACGACACCCGACCACGTGAAGGCGATTAAGGCCACGGTCCTCAGCAAAGGATTAATGCCAGTTACTAGTAAACCAATAAAGGAAAAAAGGGCTGCTGCTGTTAGTGTCACACCACCAAATGTGGCCCATCCTCTCTCAGATGTCTCGCAAAATAGACAATCAGTCATTGTAGAGTTAGATCCCCCTAAATCCCTGTCAAAAACGGATGAATTTTTAAAGGGAACGAAGGCGTTAAAAGAGGCTGGTGCTGACGCCGTAACTCTCGCTGATAATTCTTTAGCTTCTGCCAGAATAGATAATTTATCGTTAGGTGTATTAATGAAGCAACAGACAAAGGCGAGGCCACTTTTACATTTAGCATGCCGAGACCGTAATCTTATTGGACTGCAATCCCATCTGCTTGGTTTGCATACACTGGGGATTCATGATGTATTAGCGATTACAGGTGATCCTGCTAAGGTGGGGGATTTTCCAGGGGCGTCGTCTGTTTACGATATGGCGTCACTAGACTTAATCAAATTTATTAAACAATTAAATGAAGGCATTTCTTTTTCAGGGAAAGACCTCGGTGAAAAAACCGTGTTTACGGTAGCAGGGGCATTTAATGCCAATGCTCGTTATATTGACAAGGAAGTAAAGCGTCTAGAAAGGAAGATTAAAGCCGGTGCTGACTACTTTATGAGTCAGCCAGTTTATAGTATCGCACAGTTAGAGACCGTCTATGAGGCGACGAAACATTTACCCGTTCCAATTTATATTGGTATCATGCCTCTTGTGAGTAGCCGTAACGCTGAATTTTTGCATAATGAAGTACCTGGCATTATCTTGTCTGATGATGTGAGAAAGCGTATGGCTACTTGCGGCAAAAGTAAATTAGAGGGAGAGAAGGAAGGCCTGCTTTTAGCAAAAGAGCTCATTGATGAAGCAAAAACGTATTTTAACCATATTTATTTAATCACACCTTTTTTACGTTATGAAATGACCGTAGAATTAACACGTTACATTCAAGACATGAGTGAAGAAGAGTCATTGATTCAAGGACAACATAAAACGCAACAGGTAAAGAGGTGA
- the licT gene encoding BglG family transcription antiterminator LicT, with protein MDIKKVLNNNVVLTEGENEQELVVMGRGLAFKKKVGDEIEQSKIEKTFVLENQGVSDKLAELLNDVSETYLQLSDKIITYAKSQLPNKLDDYIYVALTDHLSFALSRHKQGMQLKNPLLWEIRKFYKKEYEVARHALDIIKEDTGYVLEEDEAGSIALHLLNSQISGEGLESMVHVTKMVNDILNIVKYHFGMELDESAISYERFLTHLRFFAFRLVKNEVGSEHPDDFLYEQVKRKYEEAFHCSEKITKYVDKTHGRQISKDEMVYLTLHIYRVTQRHQWHTKKTD; from the coding sequence GTGGACATAAAAAAAGTACTTAACAACAACGTCGTGCTAACAGAGGGAGAAAATGAACAAGAGCTCGTTGTCATGGGGAGAGGGCTGGCCTTTAAGAAAAAAGTCGGAGATGAGATCGAACAGTCAAAAATTGAGAAAACCTTCGTGCTAGAAAATCAAGGTGTTTCTGACAAACTAGCAGAACTTTTAAACGATGTATCTGAGACTTATTTACAACTGTCCGATAAAATCATTACGTATGCCAAATCGCAGCTGCCAAATAAGCTAGATGATTATATATACGTAGCGCTAACCGATCACCTCAGCTTTGCTCTTAGTAGACATAAGCAAGGTATGCAGTTGAAGAATCCATTACTGTGGGAAATTCGTAAATTTTATAAGAAAGAATACGAAGTGGCGCGCCATGCATTAGATATTATTAAAGAAGATACTGGCTATGTGTTAGAAGAAGATGAAGCCGGCTCTATTGCCCTTCACCTCCTCAATAGTCAAATATCTGGAGAAGGACTTGAATCAATGGTTCACGTTACTAAGATGGTGAACGATATATTAAATATTGTAAAATATCACTTCGGCATGGAGTTGGATGAAAGCGCCATTAGTTATGAACGATTTTTAACCCACTTACGTTTTTTTGCTTTTCGACTTGTGAAAAATGAAGTAGGATCTGAGCATCCAGATGACTTTTTATATGAACAAGTGAAAAGAAAATACGAGGAAGCTTTTCATTGTAGTGAAAAAATTACTAAATATGTTGATAAAACACACGGTAGACAAATATCAAAAGATGAAATGGTATACCTTACTTTGCATATATATAGGGTCACACAAAGACATCAATGGCATACGAAGAAGACCGACTGA